A region from the Bombyx mori chromosome 15, ASM3026992v2 genome encodes:
- the LOC101736447 gene encoding 116 kDa U5 small nuclear ribonucleoprotein component — translation MDGDLYDEFGNYIGPDLESDSEDEQSVYGQDNREGDEEAMEEDEDADAEPEVAPMSVVLHEDKRYYPQAVEVYGPDVETVVQEEDTQALDKPLVEPVKHKKFQVQEQQLPETTYDMEYMADMLDNTNLIRNITLMGHLHNGKTSFVDCLMRQTHPGTINNETTIPIRYTDTLFVEQERGVSIKSMPVTLLLKDIKGKSHLLNIMDTPGHVNFSDEVTAALRISDGAVLFVDAAEGIMLNTERMLRHAVQERIHLTLCINKIDRLMLELKLPPADAYYKLRHIIDELNSMLETNQPQDNPDEPPIVFSPLLGNVCFASTLYDVCFSLESFAAMYAASYPACGLRASDMAGWLWGDVYFNAKTRRFTKKQPHASAQRSFVEFILEPLYKIFAQVVGDVDDTLPAVLTELGIKLTKQEAKLNVRPLLRLVCSRFFGDFCGFVEMAVRHVPSPLDAAARKVAHCYRGAGGELRQDMLHCDQSARLVAHTTKMYPTDDCGFFLVLARIMSGTLYAGQTVRVLGENYSSQDEEDSRIMNVGRLWIYEARYKVELNRVPAGCWALIEGIDQPIVKTCTVVSAEEDCELHTFTPLRFNTQAVVKIAVEPVNPSELPKMLDGLRKVNKSYPLLSTRVEESGEHVILGTGELYLDCVMHDLRNMYSEIDIKVADPVVSFCETVVETSSLKCFAETPNKRNKLTMIAEPLERGLAEDIETGAVCVSWDRKRLGEFFQTKYDWDLLAARSIWAFGPDTMGPNILVDDTLPSEVDKHLLASVKDSIVQGFQWGTREGPLCEEPIRNVKFKILDAVIAQEPLHRGGGQIIPTARRVAYSAFLMATPRLMEPYLFVEVQAPADCVSAVYTVLAKRRGHVTQDAPVPGSPLYTIKAFVPAIDSFGFETDLRTHTQGQAFCLQVFHHWQIVPGDPLDKSIVIRPLEPQPATHLAREFMIKTRRRKGLSEDVSINKFFDDPMLLELARQDVQLH, via the exons atggACGGAGATTTATATGACGAATTTGGAAACTACATCGGGCCAGACTTGGAGTCTGATTCTGAAGACGAACAGAGTGTATATGGTCAGGATAATCGTGAAGGTGATGAGGAAGCAATGGAGGAGGACGAGGACGCAGACGCGGAGCCCGAAGTTGCGCCTATGTCCGTCGTTCTTCATGAGGACAAACG TTACTATCCTCAAGCTGTAGAAGTGTATGGACCCGACGTAGAGACAGTCGTCCAAGAAGAAGATACACAGGCTCTCGACAAACCCCTGGTAGAGCCTGTGAAACACAAGAAGTTCCAGGTTCAAGAACAGCAGCTACCAGAGACCACCTACGACATGGAGTACATGGCTGACATGTTAGATAATACTAACTTAATCAGAAATATTACGTTAATGGGCCACTTGCACAATG GAAAAACATCTTTTGTAGACTGTCTCATGAGACAGACACATCCTGGAACAATTAACAATGAGACAACAATACCTATAAGGTATACAGATACTCTGTTTGTGGAGCAAGAGCGAGGAGTGTCGATAAAGTCCATGCCGGTAACATTGCTATTGAAGGATATAAAGGGAAAGTCACATTTATTGAATATCATGGATACTCCAGGTCACGTGAACTTCAGTGATGAGGTGACTGCTGCTTTGCGGATATCggatg GAGCGGTACTCTTTGTGGACGCTGCTGAAGGTATAATGCTCAACACGGAGCGAATGTTACGTCATGCAGTACAAGAAAGAATTCATTTAACTCTTTGCATCAACAAAATAGACAGGCTAATGCTTGAGCTAAAATTACCTCCTGCAGATGCCTATTATAAGCTCAGGCATATTATTGATGAGCTGAATTCTATGCTGGAGACCAATCAACCTCAGGATAATCCTGATGAGCCTCCAATTGTATTTTCACCACTTCTGG GTAATGTCTGCTTCGCGTCAACATTGTACGACGTGTGTTTCTCTCTGGAATCGTTTGCGGCGATGTACGCTGCCTCGTACCCTGCGTGCGGACTGCGGGCATCCGACATGGCGGGCTGGCTGTGGGGCGATGTCTACTTCAACGCGAAGACTAGACGCTTCACGAAGAAACAACCTCATGCCTCTGCTCAGAGAAGCTTCGTGGAGTTCATATTGGAGCCGCTGTACAAGATTTTTGCTCAA GTGGTGGGAGACGTGGACGACACCCTGCCAGCTGTGCTCACAGAACTCGGTATAAAGTTAACGAAGCAGGAAGCCAAACTGAACGTGCGTCCGCTACTCCGCCTCGTGTGCAGCAGGTTCTTCGGCGACTTCTG CGGGTTCGTGGAGATGGCGGTCCGGCACGTGCCGTCCCCACTGGACGCGGCGGCGCGCAAGGTGGCGCACTGCTACCGCGGCGCCGGCGGGGAGCTGCGTCAAGACATGCTGCACTGCGACCAGTCCGCGCGGCTCGTGGCGCACACCACCAAGATGTACCCCACCGACGACTGCGGCTTCTTCctg GTACTGGCGCGTATCATGAGCGGGACGCTGTACGCCGGACAGACCGTGCGAGTCCTGGGTGAAAACTACAGCTCCCAGGATGAAGAGGACTCCAGGATCATGAACGTCGGAAGGCTCTGGATATATGAGGCTAGATATAAA GTGGAACTGAACCGCGTACCTGCCGGGTGCTGGGCCCTCATAGAAGGCATCGACCAGCCGATAGTGAAGACGTGCACCGTCGTGTCGGCGGAGGAGGACTGCGAGCTGCACACGTTCACTCCGCTCCGGTTCAACACTCAAGCCGTCGTCAAGATAGCCGTCGAGCCGGTCAACCCCTCGGAGCTACCCAAGATGCTGGATGGGCTGAGAAAG GTAAATAAGTCGTATCCACTACTGTCGACCCGGGTGGAGGAGTCAGGGGAACACGTGATATTGGGAACCGGTGAACTATATTTGGACTGCGTGATGCACGATCTGAGGAATATGTACTCCGAGATTGATATCAAag TTGCTGATCCAGTCGTGTCGTTCTGCGAAACTGTAGTCGAGACGTCGTCGTTGAAATGCTTCGCCGAGACTCCGAACAAGAGGAACAAACTGACGATGATCGCCGAACCTCTGGAGCGGGGTCTCGCCGAGGACATAGAGACGGGCGCGGTCTGCGTGTCCTGGGACAGGAAGAGGCTAGGAGAATTCTTCCAGACGAA ATACGATTGGGATCTTCTGGCTGCCCGTTCGATTTGGGCCTTCGGTCCCGACACGATGGGACCCAACATTCTAGTCGATGACACTCTACCCTCCGAAGTGGACAAGCATCTCCTGGCTTCGGTCAAGGATAGCATTGTTCAAG GCTTCCAGTGGGGTACGCGGGAAGGGCCGCTCTGTGAGGAGCCCATCAGGAACGTGAAATTCAAGATCCTGGATGCTGTCATCGCGCAGGAGCCGCTGCACCGGGGCGGCGGACAGATCATCCCCACGGCGCGACGC GTGGCGTATTCAGCATTTCTAATGGCGACCCCTCGTCTGATGGAGCCGTATCTGTTTGTTGAGGTGCAAGCGCCGGCCGACTGCGTATCCGCCGTCTACACGGTGCTGGCTAAGAGGAgag GTCACGTGACCCAGGACGCTCCGGTCCCCGGGTCGCCGCTCTACACCATCAAAGCGTTCGTCCCGGCCATAGACTCGTTCGGCTTCGAGACCGACCTGCGCACGCACACGCAGGGCCAGGCCTTCTGTCTGCAGGTCTTCCATCACTGGCAGATCGTGCCCGGCGACCCGCTCGACAAGAGTATTGTTATCAG gccATTGGAACCACAGCCAGCGACGCATTTAGCCAGAGAGTTCATGATCAAGACCCGTCGACGCAAGGGGCTCAGTGAGGACGTGTCCATCAATAAGTTTTTCGACGATCCTATGTTGTTGGAGCTGGCAAGACAAGACGTACAACttcattaa
- the LOC101736325 gene encoding nucleolar complex protein 4 homolog B produces MAAVQQNFSKMISGQLRNKANEFLNSRKHANNLADILQMFEVETDNYTPLMLTIEVIFTELLKRGDLVQEIVPLKPAEQSPEAEYTRWLRECYETALARILACVMKGRTNSRLQALVTASKLLQVEGKHPLEQSSGYYFPSFRLKNIFTVLLDSDMSMSAPLARFQEFTEYKDVQQYGLKVLSTLAYRKSPTTVYMQNYLELLDKLLISEIATETKTKNNKGGDDHEEEFKVLCGTNAKVPFPYNPGVCRRYANRCWSFACQWPLCSEPRTHRRALLLLVERLMPLLSKPHLATDMLCDSLDAGGPISMLALQGVLELVRRHNVDYPDMYDRLYAMFEPEMFATRYKRRLMHLADIFLSSTHLPESLVAAFAKRLSRLALVACPEDAVGLLQLIANLLLRHPALKRMICYEDTPAIMSSDPYVMEETCAARAGALGSSLWEVAALRRHAAPALSAALAAVLAAADPRPEPFNLSSGDAKMFDAELKKRFKTIEMNFIRPQGMTAPSGERLMQYWELMA; encoded by the exons ATGGCTGCTGTGCAACAAAATTTTTCGAAAATGATTTCGGGACAGCTTCGTAATAAAGCAAATGAGTTTCTTAACTCCAGAAAACATGCGAACAATCTTGCTGATATATTGCAGATGTTTGAG GTCGAAACAGACAATTATACGCCGCTAATGCTTACAATAGAAGTAATATTCACCGAACTATTAAAACGGGGCGATTTAGTCCAGGAAATAGTTCCATTAAAGCCTGCAG aacaAAGTCCAGAAGCGGAGTACACAAGATGGCTTCGTGAATGCTACGAGACTGCTCTCGCTCGTATATTAGCTTGTGTAATGAAAGGACGCACAAATTCTCGGCTGCAAGCTCTTGTCACAGCCTCCAAATTACTGCAAGTTGAAGGGAAACACCCACTGGAGCAGAGCTCTGGATATTACTTCCCATCGTTCAGATTGAAG AACATTTTCACAGTACTGTTGGACTCTGATATGTCCATGTCAGCTCCATTAGCACGTTTCCAAGAGTTCACAGAGTACAAAGATGTGCAGCAGTATGGACTGAAAGTTCTCTCTACCCTGGCATATCGGAA GTCTCCCACTACAGTCTACATGCAGAATTACTTGGAACTTCTTGACAAACTACTAATCTCAGAGATTGCCACTGagacaaaaactaaaaataacaaaGGTGGTGATGACCATGAAGAAGAATTTAAAGTTCTATGTGGCACAAATG CCAAGGTGCCATTCCCGTACAACCCGGGCGTGTGTCGTCGCTACGCCAACCGCTGCTGGAGCTTCGCGTGCCAGTGGCCGCTGTGCTCGGAGCCGCGCACGCACCGCCGCGCCCTGCTGCTGCTGGTGGAGCGCCTCATGCCGCTGCTCAGCAAGCCGCACCTCGCCACCGACATGCTCTGCGACAGTCTCGACGCCG GCGGTCCGATCAGCATGCTGGCGCTGCAGGGCGTGCTGGAGCTGGTGCGGCGGCACAACGTCGACTACCCGGACATGTACGACCGCCTGTACGCGATGTTCGAGCCGGAGATGTTCGCCACGCGCTACAAGCGGCGCCTCATGCACCTCGCCGACATCTTCCTCAGCTCCAC ACATTTGCCTGAGAGTTTGGTGGCGGCCTTCGCAAAGCGTCTGTCTCGGCTGGCGTTGGTGGCCTGCCCGGAGGACGCCGTGGGGCTGCTGCAGCTCATAGCCAACCTGCTGCTCCGACATCCGGCGTTGAAGCGCATGATCTGCTACGAAGATACGCCCGCCATCA TGTCGAGCGACCCGTACGTGATGGAGGAGACGTGCGCGGCGCGCGCGGGCGCGCTGGGCTCGTCGCTGTGGGAGGTGGCCGCGCTGCGCCGCCACGCCGCGCCCGCGCtctccgccgcgctcgccgcCGTGCTCGCCGCCGCCGACCCGCGCCCCGAGCCCTTCAACCTGTCCTCCGGGGACGCCAAG ATGTTTGATGCTGAGTTGAAGAAAAGATTCAAAACGATCGAGATGAACTTTATCCGGCCTCAAGGTATGACTGCGCCCTCTGGCGAACGTCTCATGCAGTACTGGGAACTGATGGCTTGA